The following are encoded in a window of Salmo trutta chromosome 27, fSalTru1.1, whole genome shotgun sequence genomic DNA:
- the imp4 gene encoding U3 small nucleolar ribonucleoprotein IMP4, with product MLRRETRLRREYLYRKSQEDRVRTIEEKKQKLKSALDDNRLIPTEVRREAVQLQKLLEYDDEGAEGVSSHMDDEYKWAGVEDPKVMVTTSRDPSSRLKMFVKEVKLIFPGAQRMNRGGHEIKALVQACKANNVTDLVIVHETRGQPDGLVVCHLPFGPTAYFTLYNVVMRHDVPDIGTMSEAYPHLIFHNFSSRLGQRVSNILKYLFPVPKEDSRRVITFANQEDFISFRHHTYKKTDHRNVELSEVGPRFEIKLYMIKLGTLENEATADVEWRHHSYTHTAKKRKFLSME from the exons ATG CTTCGTCGAGAGACGAGACTGAGACGGGAGTACCTGTATAGGAAGTCCCAAGAGGACAGGGTGCGGACGATTGAGGagaagaaacaaaagctgaaatcaGCTCTTGACG ACAATCGTCTCATCCCTACTGAGGTTCGCAGAGAAGCTGTACAGTTACAGAAATTGCTGGAGTATGATGATGAGGGAGCAGAAG GTGTCAGCTCTCACATGGATGATGAGTATAAATGGGCTGGAGTGGAGGATCCAAAGGTCATGGTCACAACATCAAGAGACCCCAGCTCTCGACTCAAGATGTTTGTCAAG GAGGTGAAGCTGATCTTCCCTGGGGCTCAGCGTATGAACAGGGGAGGTCATGAAATTAAAGCTCTGGTACAAGCCTGTAAAGCGAACAATGTTACAGACCTGGTCATCGTTCATGAGACTAGAGGACAACCAG ATGGGCTGGTTGTGTGCCACCTACCTTTTGGACCAACTGCGTACTTCACTCTTTACAATGTGGTAATGAGACATGATGTGCCAGATATTGGAACCATGTCTGAAGCCTACCCCCACCTCATCTTTCACAACTTCTCCTCACGACTTGGCCAGAGG GTTTCCAATATCCTGAAGTATTTGTTCCCAGTGCCTAAAGAGGACAGCAGACGAGTTATCACGTTTGCCAACCAGGAGGATTTTATATCTTTCAG ACATCACACTTACAAGAAAACAGACCACAGGAACGTTGAGTTGTCAGAAGTTGGGCCCAGATTTGAAATCAAAT TGTACATGATCAAGCTTGGTACCCTGGAAAATGAGGCTACTGCGGACGTTGAATGGCGCCAccactcatatacacacactgccaaAAAGAGGAAGTTTCTCAGCATGGAGTAA